From Tripterygium wilfordii isolate XIE 37 chromosome 13, ASM1340144v1, whole genome shotgun sequence, the proteins below share one genomic window:
- the LOC120013445 gene encoding serine/arginine-rich SC35-like splicing factor SCL33 encodes MRGRSYSYSPSPPRSYGRRYRSRSPHKHYGGRGRDLPTSLLVRNLHRDCRPEDLRGPFGRFGHIKDIYLPRDYYTGEPRGFGFVQYVDPVDAADAKHYMDGEILLGRELTVVFAEENRKKPSEMRTRDPRRGRSYDRRRSPVRYSRSPLYGSSYSHSSGYYHSPSPRPRSISPRNRRYRERSNSGSPYDSRSPSRSRSNSMGYSR; translated from the exons ATGAGGGGACGAAGCTACAGTTACAGTCCTTCGCCACCAAGGTCCTATGGCAGGAGATATAGAAGCCGTAGCCCTCACAAACACTATGGAGGACGTGGTAGAGATCTGCCAACTAGTCTTCTGGTCCGCAACCTTCACCGTGACTGCAG GCCTGAAGACCTACGTGGACCATTTGGTAGATTTGGTCATATCAAGGACATTTACTTGCCCCGTGACTATTATACCGG GGAGCCGCGTGGGTTTGGCTTTGTCCAGTATGTAGATCCAGTCGATGCTGCAGATGCAAAGCATTATATGGATGGTGAGATTCTTCTTGGTCGGGAACTAACTGTGGTATTTGCTGAGGAAAATAGGAAGAAACCTTCAGAAATGAGAACAAGAGATCCTAGAAG GGGTCGTTCATATGATCGCAGGAGGTCACCAGTTCGTTATTCTCGTTCACCACTCTATGGTAGCAGTTATTCTCATAGTTCAGGATACTACCATTCGCCCTCACCCAGGCCAAG ATCTATTTCGCCCAGGAACAGACGATACCGAGAGCGCTCCAACTCAGGGTCACCTTATGACTCGAGGAGCCCAAGTCGGAGCAGGAGCAATAGTATGGGCTACTCTAGATAA
- the LOC120012891 gene encoding rRNA biogenesis protein RRP5: MAAPSKKSQKRNSTDGGRKFNKSSKKAFKPSKERNDSVQSKAMALQFEDDVPDFPRGRGSSLSQRECEEIHAEVDAEFGAESNKSKKNKRMKIQKKTASPGDDLGSLFGNGITGKLPRFANKITLKNISPGMKLWGVVAEVNEKDLVISLPGGLRGLVRTTDALDPVVDDEIEESEGSVFPDIFHVGQLVSCTVLQVDDDKKENGKRKIWLSLRLSLLHKGFTLDAIQEGMVLTAYVRSVEDHGYILHFGPPSFMGFLPKNSQADSKGVEVKTGKLLQGVVRQIDKTRKVVYLSSDPETVSKSVTKDLKGISIDLLVPGMMVNARVQSTLENGIMLSFLTYFTGTVDMFHLQNTVPSSNWKVDYIKNKKVNARILFVDPLTRAVALTLNPHLVHNRASPSLVKIGDIYDHSKVVRVDRGSGLLLEIPSTPVSTPAYVSISDVAEEEVKKLEKKFKEGSNVRVRILGFRHLEGLATGVLKASAFEGPVFTHSDVKPGMLVRAKITAVDSFGAIVQFPGGVKALCPLRHMSEFEIAKPGKKFKIGAELMFRVLGCKSKRITVTHKKTLVKSKLGILGSYTDATEALRTHGWITKIEKHGCFVHFYNGVQGFAPRSELGLDPGSEPSSMYHVGQVVKCRILSSIPASRRITLSFLMKPTRVSEDDAVKLGSLVSGVVDKVTPSAVIVCVSSEGRLKGSISTEHLSDHLELATSIKSVLKPGYEFDQLLVLDIESNNLILSAKYSLVNSAQDIPSDPSQIRPQSVIHGYICNIIETGCFVRFLGRLTGFSPKSKAMNDQRSSLFEAFHIGQSVRANILDVNNETGRITLSLKQSCCSSADASFLQEFFLLEEKIARLQSSDSKRSELKWVRGFDVGSVIEGKIQEAKEFGVVVSFEKYNDVFGFITHYQLGGTAVEKGSLVRAVVLDIAKAEFLVDLSLKPEFFDKSGGGMSDSRSEKKKRKREASKELEVHQTVNAIVEIVKEKYLVLSIPEYDYAIGYASVFDFNIQTFPHKQFQNGQSVTATVMALPNPSSSGRLLLLLNSISEATETSSLKKAKKKSSYCVGSLVQAEITEIKPLELRLKFGIGFHGRIHITEVNDGNALEDPFSNFRVGQTVTARILAKANQSDNKRSYLWELSVRPKMLTGSYDLEDELMDEKLKFLAGECVSGYVYKVDNEWAWLTVSRHVKGQLNILDSSFEPTELQEFQKRFYVGKAVSGHVLNFNIEKKLLRLVLRPVCGVSGGPLGGEDSKVDVPNNNVFNEQNTSHIHEGDIVGGRILKILPGVGGLIVQIGPHLHGRIHFTELKDSWVSDPLSGYHEGQFVKCKVLEISRTVKSTVHIDLSLRLSLDGMLSQNKNDLPDHVDTPFKHLEKIDDLHPNTIIQGYVKSITSKGCFILLSRKLDAKILLSNLSDGYIEDLEKEFPVGKLVTGRVISVEPLSNRVEVTLKTLNGSSASKSEINDLSCVHVGDIISGRIRRVESYGLFITIDNTSMVGLCHVSEISDEHIDNLEAKYRSGEKVTAKILKVDEERRRISLGIKSSYLRDSSEIHSSEQEFDKGNGSVEDGDVESLMHTRSSSPEIQIMGIDGNEECTVLAQAESRSFIRPLEVILDDIEDSDVHIVASQNQGHIDTVDGKERRQAKKKAKEEREQEIRAAEERLLEKNVPTTADDHEKLVRSSPNSSLVWMKYMAFVLSLADVEKARSIAERALRTINVREENEKLNIWVAYFNLENEFGNPPEEAIMKVFNRALQCCDPKKIHLALLGMYERTGQNKFADELLDKMIKKFKHSCKVWLRRVRSLLTQQQDRVQSVVQRALLSLPRHKHIKFISQTAILEFKCGVPERGRSLLEGILREYPKRTDLWSIYLDQEIRLGDVDVIRALFERAISLSLPPKKMKFLFKKYLEFEKSSGDEKQVEYVKQKAMDYVQSTLT; encoded by the exons ATGGCCGCGCCTTCTAAGAAATCTCAGAAGAGAAACTCCACAGACGGTGGTCGTAAGTTCAACAAGTCTTCCAAGAAGGCCTTCAAACCAAGTAAGGAAAGAAACGATTCCGTTCAATCTAAGGCGATGGCATTGCAGTTTGAAGACGACGTTCCTGACTTTCCTAGAG GCAGGGGCAGTTCCTTGAGCCAACGTGAATGTGAGGAGATTCATGCAGAAGTTGATGCAGAATTTGGGGCTGAGTCAAATAAGTCGAAGAAGAACAAGAGGATGAAGATTCAGAAGAAGACTGCATCTCCAGGAGATGACCTGGGCTCGCTTTTCGGCAATGGTATCACTGGAAAACTACCTAGATTTGCTAATAAGATAACTCTGAAG AATATTTCTCCTGGGATGAAGCTTTGGGGAGTTGTTGCTGAGGTGAATGAGAAGGACCTTGTAATTAGTCTTCCAGGAGGCTTGCGTGGATTAGTTCGTACAACTGATGCACTTGATCCTGTCGTAGATGATGAAATTGAG GAGAGTGAAGGTAGTGTATTTCCAGACATATTCCATGTTGGGCAGCTTGTTTCTTGCACTGTGCTGCAAGTGGATGATGACAAGAAAGAAAATGGGAAACGGAAGATCTGGCTTTCTTTGCGTCTCTCTTTGTTGCACAAAGGCTTCACCTTGGATGCAATTCAAGAAGGAATG GTCCTTACAGCATATGTTAGAAGTGTTGAAGATCATGGTTACATACTTCACTTTGGACCACCTTCTTTTATGGGGTTTCTTCCGAAGAACAGCCAAGCTG ATAGCAAGGGGGTTGAAGTGAAGACTGGGAAACTTTTGCAAGGAGTTGTTAGACAAATTGATAAAACTCGGAAAGTTGTTTATCTGAGTTCTGATCCAGAAACAGTGTCTAAATCTGTT ACAAAGGATCTTAAGGGCATTTCAATTGATCTTCTTGTCCCGGGCATGATGGTTAATGCACGCGTACAGTCAACCCTTGAAAATGGGATAATGTTATCATTCCTTACTTACTTTACTGGAACT GTTGATATGTTTCATTTACAAAATACCGTACCTAGCTCAAATTGGAAGGTTgattacattaaaaataaaaag GTCAATGCTCGGATATTATTTGTTGATCCCTTGACAAGAGCTGTTGCTTTGACCCTGAATCCACATCTTGTTCATAATAGGGCTTCTCCTTCA CTTGTTAAGATAGGAGATATTTATGACCATTCAAAAGTTGTCAGGGTAGATAGAGGATCAGGTCTTCTGCTTGAGATTCCTTCTACACCAGTGTCAACTCCGGCTTATGTTAGC ATATCTGATGTGGCTGAAGAGGAAGTCAAGAAGCTTGAGAAAAAGTTTAAGGAAGGGAGTAATGTTCGTGTTCGAATTCTTGGGTTTAGGCACTTGGAAGGGCTTGCTACAGGGGTTTTGAAG GCCAGTGCTTTTGAAGGACCAGTGTTCACCCACTCTGATGTGAAGCCTGGGATGTTGGTTAGGGCTAAAATCACAGCTGTTGACAGCTTTGGAGCTATTGTGCAATTTCCTGGTGGTGTAAAGGCACTTTGTCCGCTCCGACATATGTCtgaatttgaaattgcaaagcctggaaaaaaatttaag ATTGGAGCTGAACTCATGTTCCGCGTGCTGGGATGCAAGTCCAAGAGAATAACTGTAACACATAAGAAAACACTT GTAAAATCAAAACTTGGGATCTTGGGTTCATATACTGATGCAACTGAAGCACTGAGAACGCATGGTTGGATTACAAAGATTGAAAAGCATGGCTGTTTTGTCCACTTCTACAATGGAGTCCAAGGATTTGCTCCCAG ATCTGAACTCGGATTAGACCCAGGGTCAGAGCCGAGTTCAATGTATCATGTTGGACAAGTCGTCAAATGCAGAATACTGAGTTCCATTCCTGCTTCGAGGCGGATCACCCTCAGTTTCTTAATGAAGCCTACAAG GGTTTCCGAAGATGATGCGGTCAAGTTGGGTAGTCTTGTTTCAGGTGTTGTTGACAAGGTGACCCCTTCTGCAGTAATTGTATGTGTTAGTTCAGAGGGTCGGTTGAAGGGTTCAATCTCAACTGAACATCTGTCAGATCATCTTG AACTTGCTACTTCTATAAAGTCAGTTTTGAAACCTGGATATGAGTTCGATCAGCTGTTGGTATTAG ATATTGAGAGCAACAATTTGATACTCTCTGCAAAATATTCTTTGGTCAACTCGGCTCAAGATATTCCTTCGGATCCCAGTCAGATTCGTCCTCAGTCAGTGATCCAT GGTTATATCTGTAACATAATTGAAACTGGCTGCTTCGTCCGCTTCCTTGGGCGTTTAACCGGATTCTCCCCTAAAAGCAAG GCTATGAATGACCAACGATCTTCTCTTTTCGAGGCCTTTCACATCGGACAATCTGTTCGAGCTAATATTCTTGAT gTTAATAATGAAACAGGTAGAATAACACTTTCTTTAAAGCAGTCATGTTGCTCATCAGCAGATGCATCCTTCCTTCAAGAATTCTTTCTGTTGGAGGAGAAG ATTGCTAGGCTGCAGTCTTCTGACTCCAAAAGATCTGAATTGAAGTGGGTCAGAGGATTTGATGTTGGTAGTGTCATTGAGGGCAAAATTCAGGAGGCAAAGGAATTTGGAGTTGTCGTCAGCTTTGAAAAGTACAATGATGTTTTTGGTTTTATTACACATTATCAAT TAGGTGGAACTGCTGTGGAAAAAGGCTCTCTTGTTCGAGCTGTGGTTCTTGATATTGCCAAGGCAGAATTTCTGGTTGATTTATCTCTGAAGCCAGAGTTTTTTGATAAATCCGGAGGAGGAATGTCTGACAGCCGGTCTGAGAAGAAG AAACGTAAGAGAGAGGCATCCAAGGAATTGGAGGTGCATCAGACTGTAAATGCAATTGTAGAGATTGTGAAAGAGAAATACTTG GTTCTTTCAATACCTGAGTATGACTATGCGATTGGTTATGCCTCCGTATTCGACTTCAACATTCAAACATTTCCTCATAAACAGTTTCAAAATGGACAGAG TGTAACTGCAACTGTTATGGCCCTGCCAAACCCTTCAAGTTCAGGGAGGTTGCTTTTACTCCTTAATTCCATTAGTGAAGCGACCGAGACATCCAGTTTGAAGAAGGCCAAAAAGAAGTCTAGCTATTGTGTGGGATCGTTGGTTCAGGCAGAG ATAACTGAAATTAAGCCTCTTGAACTGAGATTGAAATTTGGAATTGGTTTCCATGGGAGGATTCATATAACAGAG GTAAATGATGGTAATGCATTGGAAGATCCATTTAGTAACTTCCGGGTTGGGCAAACAGTGACTGCAAGAATTCTTGCAAAGGCTAATCAGTCGGATAATAAGAGGAGTTACCTATGGGAGTTATCCGTCAGACCAAAAATGCTTACAG GATCCTATGATCTGGAGGACGAGCTTATGGATGAGAAGTTGAAGTTTTTGGCTGGAGAATGTGTCAGTGGTTATGTATATAAAGTGGACAATGAATGGGCCTGGTTAACGGTATCTCGACATGTTAAGGGACAGTTGAATATTCTTGACAGTTCATTTGAACCTACTGAACTTCAAGAATTCCAGAAGCGCTTTTATGTTGGAAAGGCTGTTTCTGGCCATGTTCTAAATTTCAACATAGAGAAGAAGCTACTCCGGTTGGTTCTTCGTCCTGTATGTGGTGTCTCTGGTGGACCTTTAGGTGGTGAAGATTCTAAGGTGGATGTTCCAAACAATAATGTTTTCAATGAGCAGAATACTTCTCATATTCATGAAGGAGATATCGTGGGTGGCAGAATTTTGAAAATACTTCCTGGTGTTGGAGGATTGATTGTCCAAATTGGTCCTCATTTGCATGGTAGGATCCACTTCACTGAACTTAAAGACTCATGGGTGTCAGACCCATTATCTGGATATCATGAGGGACAATTTGTAAAGTGCAAGGTTCTGGAAATAAGTCGAACAGTCAAGAGCACTGTTCACATTGACCTGTCATTACGTTTATCTCTAGATGGCATGCTCAGTCAGAACAAGAATGACTTGCCCGACCACGT AGATACTCCCTTCAAACATTTGGAAAAGATAGATGATCTTCATCCCAATACAATAATACAG GGTTATGTTAAGAGTATTACCTCAAAAGGATGCTTCATTTTACTTTCACGGAAGCTTGATGCCAAAATTCTCCTCTCGAATTTATCAGACGGATATATTGAGGATCTTGAAAAAGAATTTCCTGTTGGGAAACTTGTTACTGGCAG GGTAATTTCCGTAGAACCGTTGTCAAATCGTGTTGAAGTTACATTGAAGACATTGAATGGTAGCAGTGCATCGAAATCTGAAATTAATGATTTAAGTTGCGTACATGTGGGGGACATCATTTCTGGCAGGATTAGGCGGGTGGAGTCATATGGATTGTTTATAACAATTGACAATACAAGCATG GTTGGGTTATGCCATGTGTCTGAAATTTCAGATGAACACATCGACAATCTGGAAGCAAAATATAGATCAGGGGAGAAAGTTACGGCCAAGATTTTGAAG GTGGATGAGGAAAGACGTCGGATCTCTCTTGGAATAAAAAGTTCATATTTGAGGGACAGTAGTGAAATCCATTCATCTGAACAAGAATTTGACAAAGGCAATGGCTCTGTTGAAGACGGAGATGTTGAGTCTTTAATGCATACCCGCAGCAGCTCACCTGAGATTCAGATTATGGGTATAGATGGAAATGAAGAATGCACAGTTCTTGCACAAGCAGAATCAAGGTCTTTCATTCGTCCACTTGAGGTCATACTTGATGACATTGAAGACTCAGATGTGCATATTGTAGCTAGTCAAAACCAAGGGCATATTGATACAGTAGATGGGAAGGAGAGAAGACAAGCAAAGAAAAAAGCGAAGGAAGAGAG GGAGCAAGAAATCAGAGCTGCTGAAGAAAGACTGTTGGAAAAAAATGTCCCGACAACTGCTGATGATCATGAGAAACTGGTTAGAAGCTCTCCTAATAGCAGTTTGGTTTGGATGAAGTACATGGCCTTTGTACTCTCTTTGGCTGATGTTGAGAAAGCTCGTTCTATTGCTGAAAG GGCCCTGAGGACGATAAACGTTCGAGAAGAGAATGAGAAGCTTAACATTTGGGTGGCTTATTTCAATTTGGAAAATGAATTTGGAAATCCTCCAGAG gAAGCTATTATGAAAGTGTTCAATAGAGCATTGCAGTGCTGTGATCCTAAAAAGATCCATCTGGCACTCTTGGGAATGTATGAAAGAACTGGCCAAAACAAGTTTGCTGATGAGCTTCTTGACAAAATGATCAAGAAATTCAAACATTCATGCAAG GTTTGGTTAAGGCGGGTGCGGAGTCTTCTGACACAACAGCAAGATAGAGTTCAATCTGTTGTACAACGTGCTTTATTGAGTCTTCCCCGTCATAAGCATATTAAGTTCATCTCACAGACAGCTATTTTGGAGTTCAAATGTGGAGTTCCAGAAAGAGGACGATCCTTGCTTGAAGGAATATTGCGGGAGTACCCAAAGAGAACGGACTTGTGGAGCATTTATCTTGATCAA GAGATCCGACTTGGAGATGTGGATGTAATTCGTGCACTGTTTGAGAGGGCGATTAGCCTGAGCCTTCCTCCTAAAAAGATGAAA TTCTTGTTCAAGAAGTATCTCGAGTTTGAGAAGTCTAGCGGTGATGAAAAACAGGTTGAATATGTGAAACAGAAAGCGATGGACTACGTTCAGAGCACACTAACTTGA
- the LOC120012087 gene encoding uncharacterized protein LOC120012087, with amino-acid sequence MDFPATVAEVVPEKIANGKDISPSFHCDLCDTEIVHKIARVFLPGLATACVDNTTGDLFRTPGSVAADIRKEMADYLTQRSENFVAESVVLEGGPEASGHPYDIISDFVDDFASSKRNLFTRVSGWLLSEMRENKIDDFVQEMEINGFWLLNRREAIVQTLLKNVDVKNSFHCDMKFDTPAELSKHVVHCGYRPLNCMNEGCDDIFCANHKEKHDSVCPFKIIPCEQKCSDNIMRREMDRHCITVCPMKLVNCPFYAVGCHSTVPHCMIDQHRSEDLHSHLLYILQRIHKEVSLEDLKQRVEQLEKSSSGQLAEARDGRSLTNSIRALEAKLGPLEVNVTNKASRELMESSPSRKESPGSTPTKKELAENSLDKKESLEGSPTKKEDSSETTPIEKEFAEISLSEN; translated from the exons ATGGATTTCCCTGCTACTGTAGCAGAAGTAGTACCTGAGAAGATTGCAAATGGGAAAGATATATCCCCTTCTTTCCACTGTGATCTTTGTGATACAGAAATAGTTCACAAGATAGCGCGAGTATTCCTCCCGGGATTAGCTACAGCTTGTGTTGACAACACAACAGGCGACCTCTTCAGGACCCCTGGTTCAGTGGCTGCTGATATTCGAAAGGAAATGGCGGATTATCTTACCCAGAGAAGTGAAAATTTTGTTGCGGAATCTGTTGTTTTAGAAGGTGGTCCAGAAGCATCGGGCCATCCTTATGATATCATATCtgattttgttgatgattttgcgAGTTCAAAAAGGAATTTGTTTACCCGGGTTTCAGGGTGGTTACTGAGTGAAAtgagagaaaacaaaatagacgATTTTGTACAAGAGATGGAGATAAACGGTTTTTGGTTGCTCAACAGGAGGGAAGCAATAGTACAAACTTTGCTTAAGAATGTTGACGTAAAAAATTCCTTTCACTGTGACATGAAATTTGACACTCCAGCAGAGCTTTCCAAACATGTCGTCCATTGTGGCTATAGACCTTTGAATTGCATGAATGAGGGATGTGATGATATATTTTGTGCAAACCACAAGGAGAAGCACGATTCGGTTTGTCCTTTCAAGATAATTCCATGCGAACAGAAGTGCTCAGATAACATCATGAGACGTGAGATGGACAGGCACTGTATAACTGTTTGTCCTATGAAGCTTGTGAACTGCCCTTTTTATGCAGTGGGTTGTCATTCCACAGTACCTCACTGTATGATTGATCAACATCGTTCGGAGGACCTCCATTCTCACCTGCTATACATTCTTCAACGTATCCATAAGGAAGTATCTTTGGAAGATCTGAAGCAACGGGTGGAGCAACTGGAGAAG TCATCCTCTGGTCAGCTAGCAGAAGCTAGAGATGGGAGATCTCTAACCAATTCAATCAGGGCTCTGGAAGCAAAGCTTGGACCACTAGAAGTTAACGTCACCAACAAGGCTAGTCGAGAACTCATGGAGTCTTCCCCATCCAGAAAAGAATCCCCAGGTTCTACCCCTACTAAAAAAGAACTTGCAGAGAATTCCTTGGACAAAAAGGAATCCTTAGAGGGTTCCCCTACCAAAAAGGAAGACTCTTCTGAGACAACTCCAATCGAAAAAGAATTCGCAGAGATTTCCCTTTCTGAGAACTGA